One stretch of Schlesneria sp. DSM 10557 DNA includes these proteins:
- a CDS encoding DUF1559 domain-containing protein: MLLSTERSRRRQRGFTLIELLVVIAIIAVLIALLLPAVQQAREAARRTQCRNNLKQLGLAFHNYESTFGNFPGALYLVSEASGPSIGEGVDEQPAGRADFNVHAWPELVLPYIDQTNLYNTINFSVAMGFGSATGGPPPNYAKGGTYSGSQNFAAIAGSVIPSFICPSTPRSGNLRPAYVDDWLSDTFGTQMYHAGGALDYVGMAPGGNMNDNQGALGNFYTGAVLDIETGDGGPYSCGVRISQITDGTSNTMICGESSRPDAKEYAMGKVVGNLTDEGVGLMGDSWNDWQHSTGHFMRGIAPGSSSVAGRPGGDCTINCNNKWNFYSFHVGGAQFLMADGAVRFISQNIDRLTMNRVYIIADGTPVGEF; the protein is encoded by the coding sequence ATGTTATTGTCCACTGAAAGAAGCCGTAGACGGCAGCGGGGATTCACGCTGATTGAATTGCTCGTGGTGATCGCGATCATTGCTGTCTTGATTGCCTTGCTGTTGCCCGCCGTCCAGCAGGCACGTGAAGCGGCACGCCGGACACAATGCCGAAACAACTTGAAGCAGCTGGGTCTGGCATTCCACAACTACGAAAGCACATTCGGTAACTTCCCCGGTGCGCTGTATCTGGTCAGCGAAGCCAGTGGTCCGAGTATCGGCGAAGGCGTCGATGAACAACCTGCCGGCCGTGCCGACTTCAACGTGCACGCCTGGCCTGAATTAGTCCTGCCTTACATTGATCAGACAAACCTCTACAACACGATTAACTTCAGTGTTGCCATGGGATTTGGTTCCGCAACGGGTGGCCCTCCACCAAACTACGCCAAAGGGGGAACCTACTCCGGATCGCAGAACTTTGCTGCGATCGCTGGATCCGTCATTCCATCCTTCATCTGTCCTTCGACTCCACGTTCGGGCAATTTGCGCCCTGCCTATGTTGATGACTGGCTGTCGGATACGTTTGGCACGCAGATGTACCATGCCGGCGGTGCACTCGATTACGTCGGGATGGCTCCTGGGGGAAACATGAACGACAACCAGGGTGCCTTGGGCAACTTCTACACCGGCGCAGTTCTCGACATCGAAACTGGCGACGGTGGTCCATACAGTTGTGGTGTCAGGATCTCGCAAATTACGGACGGTACCTCCAACACAATGATCTGCGGTGAATCTTCGCGACCAGACGCCAAAGAGTACGCCATGGGTAAAGTCGTTGGTAACCTGACCGATGAAGGTGTGGGACTCATGGGTGATTCGTGGAACGATTGGCAGCACTCAACAGGTCACTTCATGCGAGGAATCGCTCCCGGCAGCAGCAGCGTCGCCGGCCGACCCGGGGGTGACTGCACAATCAACTGTAACAACAAATGGAACTTCTACAGCTTCCATGTTGGTGGGGCACAGTTCCTGATGGCAGACGGCGCCGTCCGCTTCATCAGCCAGAACATTGATCGCCTGACCATGAACCGGGTTTACATCATTGCCGATGGAACCCCTGTAGGAGAGTTCTAA
- a CDS encoding ABC transporter permease has protein sequence MFSAILRRELLTPLRRRRMVVFQIGLASLFGLLVILRWPTDGEVALFGARSREIFRLFAYGMLMTLLFLLPVFPATSIVSEKRRGTLALLLNTQLGPVHIFAGKLAAVMAMAGMILAMSLPAAGTCYSMGGLSLNGDIGKVYKLLILVAIEYAAIGMLVSSFSQSVDSAVRTTYGIVLGTNVLTLIPHYFLQGSQGLLADLGEWFWCMSPVAALMSITGTEEPGSQGLVTKIDVLGRYTIFSLTTAVAASIWTIARLNHRLFDVSRAAGTMSDDLSWSAKLFRRFFFLVDPQKRSAGIPSFVNPVMFKEFRCRRFGRLHWLVRLVAACATLSLGLTYATTAGTFDWGVETIGGIMVVMQVALIILVAPSLSAGLISVEREHGGWLLLQTTPMATARIIWGKLLSALLPLLLVLCATAPGYLVMSYIEPGMGQQVKRVIVCLLLTAIFAMLVSAAVGSFFVRTAAATATAYAALLLICGLPMLIWMGRDAPFGHRTVETALSFSSIAAALSVIRMPGFQNYDLVPMNWWILGMGSIASILILLIQTHRISRPQ, from the coding sequence ATGTTTAGTGCAATCTTGCGGCGAGAACTGCTGACTCCCCTTCGACGTCGACGGATGGTCGTATTTCAGATCGGGCTGGCAAGTCTGTTCGGGTTGCTTGTGATTCTTCGCTGGCCGACCGACGGTGAGGTTGCTCTCTTTGGAGCGCGCTCGCGCGAGATCTTTCGGCTATTCGCCTATGGGATGTTAATGACGCTTCTATTCCTCCTGCCCGTGTTTCCTGCGACGAGCATCGTCAGTGAAAAGCGGCGAGGGACTTTGGCCTTGCTCCTCAATACTCAGCTCGGTCCCGTTCATATTTTCGCTGGCAAACTGGCGGCTGTCATGGCGATGGCGGGGATGATTCTGGCGATGAGTCTGCCTGCAGCGGGAACTTGCTATTCGATGGGTGGCCTGTCTCTCAACGGCGACATCGGCAAGGTCTATAAGCTGCTGATCCTCGTGGCGATTGAGTATGCCGCGATTGGAATGCTGGTCAGCAGCTTTTCACAATCGGTTGACTCGGCTGTCCGTACGACGTACGGGATCGTTCTGGGTACCAACGTTCTTACGCTCATTCCTCACTATTTTCTGCAGGGGTCCCAAGGGTTACTGGCTGATCTCGGAGAATGGTTCTGGTGTATGTCTCCTGTGGCTGCGTTGATGTCGATTACAGGAACGGAGGAGCCTGGCAGTCAGGGGCTGGTCACCAAAATCGATGTGCTCGGACGCTACACCATTTTTTCGCTCACCACTGCGGTCGCTGCCTCTATCTGGACAATTGCACGTCTGAATCATCGCCTGTTTGACGTTTCTCGCGCTGCAGGAACGATGAGCGATGACCTGTCATGGTCCGCCAAACTCTTTCGGCGATTCTTCTTTCTGGTGGACCCGCAGAAGCGAAGCGCAGGGATCCCGTCCTTTGTGAACCCGGTCATGTTCAAGGAGTTTCGTTGCCGTCGGTTCGGTCGACTGCATTGGCTGGTTCGACTGGTCGCGGCATGTGCGACGCTTTCGCTGGGGCTGACCTATGCCACTACGGCGGGAACTTTCGACTGGGGCGTTGAAACGATCGGTGGGATCATGGTCGTGATGCAAGTTGCATTGATTATCCTGGTCGCGCCGAGTTTGTCTGCGGGCCTGATCAGCGTGGAGCGTGAACACGGAGGATGGTTGCTGCTGCAGACGACTCCGATGGCGACTGCACGAATCATCTGGGGTAAGTTGCTGAGTGCCCTGCTCCCCTTGCTGCTGGTGTTGTGCGCGACCGCTCCCGGGTACCTAGTGATGTCGTACATCGAGCCCGGAATGGGACAGCAGGTAAAGCGAGTCATTGTGTGTCTGCTTCTGACGGCAATCTTTGCCATGCTGGTCAGTGCGGCCGTCGGCAGCTTCTTCGTCCGAACCGCGGCTGCGACGGCCACCGCGTATGCTGCGCTGCTGCTCATCTGCGGACTGCCCATGTTGATCTGGATGGGGCGTGACGCGCCGTTCGGGCACCGAACTGTTGAGACTGCTTTGTCATTCAGTTCGATTGCAGCGGCACTGTCAGTCATACGGATGCCCGGATTTCAGAACTACGATCTTGTGCCGATGAATTGGTGGATTCTGGGGATGGGTTCAATTGCCTCGATTCTCATCTTGCTCATCCAGACACACCGTATTTCCCGGCCTCAATGA
- a CDS encoding DUF1501 domain-containing protein encodes MFDSRQCQSILHQLMGRRRFFENVGSGIYGAALASMLCRDAYGEIEADSTTSQGSRQTFDLAPRRPNFEPKAKAVIHLFMNGGPSQMDLFDPKPELDRRHGQSYFEKIAGEVESPGSGGALMRTPFKFAQHGQSGMWVSNAMPHFAKCVDDVAMIRSMHTVNLTHEPALYHIHSGRTIPGQPSLGSWVTYGLGSESANLPAYVVLDDPLGLPVNGTQSWASGYLPPIYQGTRFKATGTPVLNLDREFDEPDEVTNAERSLIGRLDRLHRSRRPGQAQLDARIASYELAARMQLMAPEALDLSQETQQTLEAYGIGDKITDSYGRRCLIARRLVERGVRFVQLYIDSQIWDTHDHLQTELQKACDRTDKPVAALLNDLKARGLFDSVLVLWGGEFGRLPIAQLRGGDESVTSGRDHNKNAFTSWMAGAGIKAGTIHGSTDEIGLMAVEDRVSVSDWHATILHLLGLHYSDLYYERNGLKEKLTGVDQARVVKEILA; translated from the coding sequence ATGTTTGATTCCAGACAATGTCAATCCATCCTTCATCAACTGATGGGTCGCCGACGATTCTTTGAGAACGTCGGTTCGGGCATCTATGGCGCTGCCCTGGCGTCGATGTTGTGTCGCGATGCCTACGGTGAAATCGAGGCGGATTCCACAACGTCCCAGGGTTCCAGGCAAACGTTTGACCTTGCGCCGCGGCGGCCGAATTTTGAGCCTAAGGCCAAAGCCGTCATTCATCTCTTCATGAATGGTGGTCCCAGTCAGATGGACCTGTTCGATCCCAAGCCAGAGCTGGATCGCCGACATGGCCAATCCTACTTCGAGAAGATTGCCGGTGAGGTCGAATCGCCCGGCTCGGGTGGTGCGCTGATGCGGACCCCGTTCAAGTTTGCTCAGCATGGCCAAAGTGGAATGTGGGTATCGAATGCGATGCCGCACTTTGCGAAGTGCGTGGATGATGTCGCCATGATCCGCTCCATGCACACAGTCAATCTCACTCACGAACCGGCTCTGTATCACATTCACAGTGGCAGGACGATTCCGGGGCAGCCGTCGCTTGGTTCGTGGGTCACCTATGGACTCGGTTCCGAGTCCGCTAACTTGCCTGCCTATGTCGTGCTCGATGATCCCCTGGGACTTCCGGTCAACGGCACGCAAAGCTGGGCATCGGGTTATCTGCCCCCGATTTATCAGGGGACTCGTTTCAAAGCGACGGGAACACCCGTTCTGAATCTCGACAGGGAGTTTGATGAGCCCGACGAAGTCACGAATGCAGAGAGAAGCCTCATCGGACGACTCGATCGCCTGCACCGCAGTCGACGCCCCGGACAAGCACAACTTGACGCTCGAATCGCTAGTTACGAACTCGCGGCTCGGATGCAGTTGATGGCTCCGGAAGCACTGGATCTTTCTCAGGAGACCCAGCAAACGCTTGAGGCATACGGCATCGGAGACAAGATCACTGATTCTTATGGTCGGCGATGTTTGATTGCACGCCGACTGGTGGAACGCGGCGTTCGATTTGTCCAGCTCTATATCGACTCACAGATCTGGGACACACACGATCATCTGCAAACTGAACTTCAGAAGGCCTGTGACCGTACTGATAAACCTGTCGCAGCACTCCTGAATGATTTGAAAGCGCGAGGCCTGTTTGACAGCGTCCTTGTCTTGTGGGGAGGCGAATTTGGACGATTGCCGATCGCACAGCTTCGCGGAGGTGACGAGTCAGTGACGTCGGGACGCGATCACAACAAGAACGCGTTCACCAGCTGGATGGCGGGGGCCGGAATCAAAGCGGGAACCATTCATGGCTCCACCGACGAAATCGGTCTGATGGCCGTTGAAGATCGTGTCAGCGTTTCGGACTGGCATGCGACAATTCTGCATCTTCTGGGCCTGCACTACAGTGACCTTTACTACGAACGTAATGGTCTCAAAGAGAAGCTGACAGGGGTCGACCAGGCACGGGTTGTCAAAGAGATTCTGGCCTGA
- a CDS encoding PSD1 and planctomycete cytochrome C domain-containing protein translates to MRRVFLYLLVAFCQLWSTARAVDGAEETKENKANSEYYVFERDILPILQHKCFTCHGEKVQKAELNLSSQSGIARGSSSGPVIVAGKPEESLLFEVIHDELMPPADSTEPLTPEETGRLQEWIVGGARFSQPDVVAEPVITERQVSQIMLLRCAVCHNGRVKEGGLDLRSRQSMLSGGKSGPAINLKRPSESLILKKIHAGEMPPLRRLASASVKVIETAEVETVAKWIAAGAPLAANRTERDPAEIESEVTDEDKQFWSFKSPVAHDVPRFESEHRIRNPIDAFVLEKLKGVGLTLSPDSDRRTLIRRATFDLIGLPPTPEDVERFIKDPDPAAYEKLIDRLLESRHYGERWGRYWLDLAGYSDSDGVNAEDPIRHFAYRYRDYVIRSFNNDKPYDRFLLEQIAGDELVDYENAPDVTEEIYDNLVATGFLRMAPDGTYNGLTNFVPDRLDVIASEIDVLTSSVMGLTVKCARCHSHKFDPIPHRDYYSLAAILKGALDENDWLRPSKANQDFPLRGLTYVPSEEKAAWEAEQKRLKGMIEAIQTPLEARQRELVTAQLEKHLPQLPEILHEDLRAAALAPRDKRNEVQKYLVTKFEKLLKIDMDSLEELDPAFKELARDSFKQIKRLKSELNPNEPFIHALWDRGQPTPTYILRRGNYLSPGKEVDPGVPTVLADAVAPYSVIPPWEDSRKTGRRLAFARWLVDPRHPLTARVMTNRIWKHHFQHGIVKSLDNFGRAGQVPTHPELLDWLSIQFVERGWSIKAIHRLIMTSSTYRQSSEITEEHANRDLDNRLLSRYPLRRLEAEVLRDSLLFVSGKLDPTQFGPAERVERRDDGLVTSVGSEKGWRRSIYVLQRRSQSSTILEDFDLPQMAPNCVERTVATVAPQALHLLNNKMVHDWSRAMAARIIQDVGTDRTSQIQRAFALAVGRQPDAAELELVTQSFDELFANWHATLPEPPASSAGNSVSLEQAAHESTAELSVQTLTNLCHALMNSAEFMYVD, encoded by the coding sequence ATGCGTAGAGTATTTCTTTATCTCCTAGTGGCCTTTTGTCAGCTCTGGTCAACTGCACGAGCCGTGGACGGAGCGGAAGAAACAAAGGAAAACAAAGCTAATTCGGAATACTACGTATTCGAGCGAGATATCCTGCCCATCCTGCAGCACAAATGCTTTACCTGTCACGGCGAGAAGGTTCAGAAAGCAGAATTGAATCTGAGCTCGCAGTCCGGTATCGCCCGTGGAAGTTCGAGCGGTCCGGTTATTGTGGCAGGTAAACCGGAGGAGAGTCTGCTTTTCGAGGTGATACATGACGAATTGATGCCACCGGCGGATTCGACCGAGCCTCTAACTCCAGAAGAGACCGGACGCCTGCAGGAATGGATCGTAGGCGGAGCCCGTTTTTCGCAACCTGACGTCGTTGCTGAACCCGTAATCACAGAGCGGCAAGTCTCTCAGATTATGCTGTTGCGCTGTGCCGTCTGTCACAACGGCCGTGTTAAGGAAGGGGGGCTCGATCTGCGATCGCGCCAGTCGATGCTGTCAGGTGGCAAATCGGGACCCGCGATTAACCTCAAACGACCTTCCGAAAGCCTGATTCTGAAGAAGATTCATGCGGGAGAAATGCCTCCACTGCGTCGGCTGGCCAGTGCATCCGTAAAAGTGATCGAAACGGCCGAGGTTGAAACGGTGGCGAAATGGATTGCGGCGGGGGCACCATTGGCGGCAAATCGCACCGAACGGGATCCGGCGGAGATTGAGTCGGAAGTCACTGATGAAGACAAACAGTTCTGGTCGTTCAAGTCTCCGGTCGCGCACGATGTTCCGAGATTCGAATCGGAGCACCGTATCCGCAACCCGATCGACGCGTTCGTGCTCGAAAAACTCAAAGGAGTTGGATTAACACTGTCTCCCGATTCAGACCGGAGAACGCTTATCAGGCGAGCGACGTTCGATCTGATCGGGCTTCCTCCCACACCTGAGGACGTCGAGCGTTTTATCAAGGACCCGGACCCTGCGGCCTACGAGAAGTTGATCGATCGGCTGCTGGAGTCCCGTCACTACGGCGAGCGGTGGGGAAGATACTGGCTCGATCTGGCTGGATACTCGGACTCCGATGGTGTGAATGCGGAAGATCCCATCCGCCACTTTGCTTACCGGTATCGTGACTACGTCATCCGTTCGTTCAACAACGACAAACCCTATGACCGTTTCCTGCTCGAGCAAATCGCCGGGGATGAACTGGTCGACTATGAGAACGCTCCCGACGTCACCGAAGAGATCTATGACAATCTTGTTGCAACCGGTTTTCTGCGAATGGCGCCAGACGGAACCTACAACGGGCTGACAAACTTTGTGCCGGATCGTCTGGACGTCATCGCGTCCGAAATTGACGTTCTCACTTCATCGGTCATGGGGTTAACCGTGAAGTGTGCCCGTTGCCATTCGCATAAATTCGATCCCATTCCGCATCGCGATTACTACAGTCTGGCCGCGATTCTCAAGGGGGCCCTTGATGAAAACGACTGGCTGCGACCCTCCAAAGCGAATCAGGATTTCCCGCTGCGCGGTCTGACCTACGTCCCCTCGGAAGAGAAAGCCGCATGGGAAGCCGAACAGAAGCGTCTGAAGGGGATGATCGAAGCGATTCAAACGCCTCTGGAAGCCAGGCAGCGGGAATTGGTCACCGCTCAACTCGAAAAACATTTGCCTCAACTCCCCGAAATCTTGCATGAAGACCTCCGCGCTGCAGCGCTGGCGCCACGTGACAAGCGGAACGAGGTACAGAAGTATCTCGTCACCAAGTTCGAGAAGCTGCTCAAGATCGACATGGACAGTCTTGAGGAACTGGATCCCGCATTCAAAGAGCTGGCACGAGATTCCTTCAAGCAGATCAAGAGACTTAAGTCGGAACTGAACCCGAATGAACCGTTCATTCACGCCTTATGGGACCGAGGCCAACCAACTCCAACGTACATTCTGCGGCGTGGAAACTACCTTTCGCCAGGAAAGGAAGTTGATCCAGGCGTTCCCACAGTGCTCGCCGATGCGGTCGCGCCGTACTCCGTCATCCCTCCCTGGGAGGATTCCCGGAAGACCGGCCGACGTCTGGCGTTCGCGCGGTGGCTGGTTGATCCGCGACATCCGTTGACGGCCCGCGTGATGACAAACCGGATCTGGAAACATCATTTTCAACATGGAATCGTGAAGAGTCTCGATAACTTCGGGCGGGCTGGGCAGGTTCCAACGCATCCCGAACTATTGGATTGGCTTTCGATTCAATTCGTCGAACGAGGCTGGAGTATCAAAGCGATTCACCGGCTGATCATGACCTCAAGCACTTACCGGCAATCGTCCGAGATCACCGAAGAGCATGCAAACAGGGACCTTGATAACCGTCTACTATCGCGGTACCCGCTCAGGAGGTTAGAAGCCGAGGTTCTGCGTGATTCGCTGCTGTTCGTTTCAGGCAAGCTGGATCCTACACAGTTCGGACCGGCAGAACGGGTAGAACGACGCGATGACGGACTCGTCACGTCTGTCGGGTCTGAGAAAGGATGGCGACGGAGTATCTACGTCCTGCAGCGTCGATCGCAGTCGTCAACGATTCTGGAAGATTTCGACTTGCCTCAGATGGCCCCCAATTGCGTCGAGCGGACTGTTGCCACCGTCGCACCACAGGCCTTGCACTTGCTCAACAATAAGATGGTGCATGACTGGTCACGAGCCATGGCGGCACGAATTATCCAAGATGTCGGCACCGATCGAACTTCTCAGATTCAGCGCGCCTTCGCTCTCGCGGTCGGACGCCAACCCGATGCTGCGGAACTGGAACTGGTCACGCAGTCCTTTGACGAACTTTTCGCAAACTGGCACGCGACCCTGCCGGAACCACCCGCTTCTTCGGCTGGGAACAGCGTTTCGCTCGAGCAGGCCGCTCATGAGTCAACGGCAGAACTGAGCGTACAGACCCTGACGAATCTGTGTCATGCACTGATGAATTCCGCAGAATTCATGTATGTCGACTGA
- a CDS encoding HEAT repeat domain-containing protein: protein MVRPLPMRSAAHVMTLAFVVACLAASCLVTFAQSSPLDALRESDPALSYPVAQYAMDPALKQLWLSALDSPEVDMQRMAAETIARSQEVNSSNLVEAVPSLERILEAKASHPAARFAAARALIVLDSRDSSGKLLEASKSYGSDLRLLIEPALAEWDYEPARAVWLGRLSEQASRRRELILAVRGLGVVRERKALNPLLEIINDSRRHPDVRFEAATAVGQISATGLETQAEKLARSPGTPTSLNRLCAIQMLLTHETAAAAQLLSEWANDDEPLIAATAMRRLNALDSALMLSLAESALKHPDARIRSEGIESCIMHPTTDKTAALGRLLADPDPALREKTREGLLRLSSVAELKPVVNDVVKGHLQSDDWKGQEQAAILAGGIDLEEVANRLVELLESPRVEVKSASAWALRKVAVKETIPAILQIAKNQTELRKAGTGTVVDEQVAHLLETLGVLKATEAIPLLKEYIPKHYPMGVQSRSAAIWALGVMPREEADAELEDALMDRILDFADRPPEMPEVKQMSAISLARMKSTSQAERLRGLAVNVPLSVELGVALRWAVKELTGEELPPPTPVPVPAEDWFLVPLQ from the coding sequence ATGGTCCGTCCTCTTCCAATGCGATCCGCTGCCCACGTCATGACACTCGCTTTTGTCGTGGCGTGTCTGGCGGCGTCCTGCCTTGTGACCTTCGCCCAATCATCGCCGCTCGATGCTCTTCGCGAGAGCGATCCCGCACTTTCCTATCCGGTTGCCCAGTATGCGATGGATCCGGCGCTGAAACAGTTGTGGTTGTCCGCGCTGGACAGTCCCGAAGTTGACATGCAGCGAATGGCTGCCGAGACGATCGCCCGCTCGCAGGAAGTGAACAGCTCGAATCTGGTCGAGGCTGTCCCTTCTCTTGAGCGGATTCTCGAAGCGAAAGCCTCGCACCCTGCTGCGCGCTTTGCCGCGGCGCGGGCACTCATTGTATTGGACTCGCGCGATTCCAGCGGCAAGTTGCTTGAGGCCTCAAAATCTTATGGAAGTGATTTGCGCCTGCTGATTGAGCCCGCGCTGGCTGAATGGGACTACGAGCCCGCTCGAGCCGTCTGGTTGGGGCGACTGTCGGAGCAGGCTTCGCGCCGCCGTGAACTGATCTTGGCAGTTCGCGGCCTGGGCGTCGTCCGAGAGCGGAAGGCGCTCAATCCCTTATTGGAAATCATCAATGACTCTCGTCGCCATCCTGACGTACGATTCGAAGCGGCGACGGCTGTCGGTCAAATCTCTGCAACCGGACTGGAAACGCAGGCAGAGAAACTTGCACGATCACCCGGTACGCCGACGTCGCTCAATCGATTGTGCGCGATCCAGATGCTCTTAACGCACGAAACTGCGGCTGCAGCTCAACTGCTATCGGAATGGGCAAATGATGACGAGCCATTGATCGCTGCGACGGCCATGCGTCGACTCAACGCACTAGATTCGGCACTCATGCTTTCGCTGGCAGAGTCGGCGCTGAAACATCCTGATGCACGAATCCGGAGCGAAGGGATCGAATCCTGTATTATGCATCCGACGACGGATAAGACGGCTGCACTGGGGCGATTACTCGCAGATCCAGACCCAGCGCTCAGGGAGAAGACGCGCGAAGGGCTGCTGCGACTCTCTTCAGTGGCGGAATTGAAGCCCGTCGTTAACGACGTGGTAAAGGGGCACCTCCAAAGTGACGACTGGAAGGGGCAGGAGCAGGCGGCGATCCTGGCGGGCGGGATCGATCTCGAAGAGGTTGCGAATCGTCTCGTCGAGTTATTGGAGTCTCCACGAGTAGAAGTGAAATCGGCATCGGCCTGGGCTCTGCGAAAAGTCGCCGTAAAAGAAACAATCCCGGCAATTCTGCAAATTGCGAAAAATCAAACCGAATTGCGAAAAGCGGGAACGGGAACTGTTGTCGATGAACAAGTTGCACATCTGCTTGAAACCCTCGGAGTCTTGAAGGCGACCGAGGCGATTCCGTTGCTGAAGGAATATATTCCCAAGCACTATCCGATGGGGGTTCAATCGCGTAGTGCAGCAATCTGGGCACTCGGAGTGATGCCGCGGGAGGAAGCAGACGCGGAACTGGAAGACGCGCTCATGGATCGAATCCTGGATTTCGCAGATCGTCCCCCGGAAATGCCGGAAGTGAAGCAGATGAGTGCGATCAGTCTGGCTCGGATGAAATCGACAAGCCAGGCGGAACGACTTCGCGGACTCGCGGTAAATGTCCCTCTCTCCGTTGAATTAGGAGTCGCCTTGCGGTGGGCCGTAAAGGAACTGACGGGCGAGGAACTTCCTCCTCCCACTCCAGTACCGGTTCCGGCCGAAGATTGGTTTCTTGTACCCCTGCAATGA